Part of the Candidatus Obscuribacterales bacterium genome is shown below.
GAGTATTTCCGGATTCCCCGAAGTATCCTCACGATTTGTGTGGGAAAGTCGACGTATGCACGCTGCGGCATTATTGTAAATGTCACGCCCTTCGAGCCAGAGTGGGAAGGGCATGCGACACTCGAGATCTCGAACACCACACCCCTCCCTGCGCGCCTCTATGCGGGAGAGGGGATTGCCCAGGTCATCTTCTTTGAAGCGGATGAAATATGTGAGCGGTCTTACGCGGACAAGCAAGGCAAGTATCAGGCTCAGCAAGAGATTACCCTACCCCGCATCTAGCGCTATCAGCCAT
Proteins encoded:
- the dcd gene encoding dCTP deaminase, whose amino-acid sequence is EYFRIPRSILTICVGKSTYARCGIIVNVTPFEPEWEGHATLEISNTTPLPARLYAGEGIAQVIFFEADEICERSYADKQGKYQAQQEITLPRI